Proteins encoded together in one Xyrauchen texanus isolate HMW12.3.18 chromosome 50, RBS_HiC_50CHRs, whole genome shotgun sequence window:
- the polr3f gene encoding DNA-directed RNA polymerase III subunit RPC6, whose translation MTEVKVKKESTDPVDIENRIKELCQQFPHGITDQVIQNDMPHVEAQQRAMAINRLLSVGQLDLLRNSSGLLYRLKDLQSASKVKGSDNQEKLVYQIIEDAGNKGIWSRDIRYKSNLPLTEINKILKNLESKKLIKAVKSVAASKKKVYMLYNLQPDRSVTGGAWYSDQDFESEFVEVLNQQCFKFLQSKAEAAKDSKQSPMVQRNGSLATSHEVWKYICELGISKVDLSMEDIETILNTLIFDGKVEMTIIAAKEGTVGSVDGQMKLYRGVNPIIQPTGLVKTPCGLCPVFDDCHEGGEISPSNCVYMAEWLDF comes from the exons ATGACAGAAGTTAAAGTCAAGAAAGAGTCAACGGATCCTGTAGATATTGAGAATAG GATAAAAGAGCTTTGCCAGCAGTTTCCACATGGGATCACCGACCAGGTCATTCAGAATGACATGCCTCACGTGGAGGCGCAGCAGCGAGCCATGGCCATCAACAGACTGCTGTCTGTG GGTCAGTTAGACCTGCTTCGAAACAGCAGTGGCCTTTTATACAGGCTTAAGGATCTGCAATCTGCAAG TAAAGTAAAGGGCTCTGATAACCAAGAAAAACTAGTTTACCAGATCATAGAGGATGCTGGAAATAAAG GAATCTGGAGTAGAGATATTAGATATAAGAGTAACCTTCCTCTGACCGAAATCAATAAAATCCTCAAGAACCTTGAGAGTAAGAAACTCATCAAAGCAGTGAAGTCGGTTGCG GCCTCTAAGAAGAAGGTTTACATGCTGTATAACCTGCAACCTGATCGCTCTGTGACAGGAGGAGCGTGGTATAGCGATCAGGATTTCGAGTCTGAGTTTGTGGAGGTTCTCAACCAGCAGTGCTTTAAATTCCTACAGAGTAAG GCAGAAGCTGCGAAAGACAGCAAGCAGAGTCCTATGGTGCAGAGAAACGGCTCATTAGCCACCTCTCATGAAGTCTGGAAGTACATCTGTGAGCTCGGCATCAGCAAA GTGGATCTATCCATGGAGGACATCGAGACCATCTTAAACACACTGATCTTTGATGGGAAGGTGGAGATGACCATAATCGCTGCTAAAGAAGGGACTGTGGGAAGTGTAGATGGACAGATGAAGCTCTACAGGGGAGTGAACCCCATCATCCAGCCCACGGGCCTGGTTAAAACGCCATGTGGACTCTGCCCG GTGTTTGATGACTGTCACGAAGGGGGTGAGATCTCTCCATCTAACTGTGTTTACATGGCGGAGTGGCTGGACTTCTGA
- the nptxrb gene encoding neuronal pentraxin receptor b has translation MKFVVVLVASGLLAFLGAVICIIASVYSRSSAAAPQALSDNRSLSLLEPLPGSVAHAGPLGALHGAESYGRGGLDIDLEIPSLNELSTGAVTGPSPKQFTLNRLICTPVPIGDCRSRGLRQADDPFADEEDWNLRTTAEELRQIVMQQNDQILMDHRTITELTGKLSECENGLEERALSERSMGVWAANRRHMAGDDVSSSVSVQLQTEELERAILQLKDRIDKLEMEIGPAAMNHTGHALSTLGSVMVGEPGRPVEDLEGELEKKIRLLEKERKNLRKEAQNRHQHIDQGINTLQERITELEQSLTDYSYPQGYKLSFPVRTNYMYGLVRRNIPEIYAFTACLWLKPTENGIGTPFSYAVPEQPNELVLLQGIHNPAELLINDKVAQLPLSLPQGIWQHVCVSWTLRDGVWKAYQGGKLRGRGEGLSAWHPIKSGGVLVLGQEQDTLGGRFDASQALVGELSLFNLWDRVLSPTEVAALATCAESSKLGNVVPWTDQDVDVFGGAVKDPMDPMDPCVHSSYPRQ, from the exons ATGAAGTTTGTCGTGGTTTTAGTCGCCTCTGGCCTTTTGGCTTTTCTTGGCGCGGTCATCTGCATCATCGCCAGCGTTTATTCACGTTCATCGGCCGCCGCGCCGCAGGCGTTATCAGACAACCGCTCGCTCTCGCTCCTGGAGCCGCTCCCTGGATCCGTGGCGCACGCCGGCCCGCTAGGAGCTCTCCATGGTGCTGAATCCTACGGAAGGGGCGGTTTGGACATCGACTTGGAGATACCGTCGCTCAACGAGCTCAGTACCGGGGCTGTAACAGGCCCCAGCCCGAAACAGTTCACCCTCAACCGACTCATTTGCACCCCAGTTCCCATTGGGGATTGCAGATCGAGGGGTCTGAGACAAGCCGATGACCCGTTCGCTGACGAGGAGGACTGGAACCTCCGCACGACCGCTGAGGAGCTCCGACAGATCGTCATGCAGCAGAACGATCAGATCCTCATGGACCACAGGACCATCACGGAGCTCACCGGGAAGCTCTCAGAGTGTGAGAACGGACTGGAGGAGAGGGCTCTCAGTGAGCGGAGTATGGGGGTCTGGGCGGCCAACCGACGCCACATGGCCGGGGATGATGTGAGCAGCTCGGTTTCAGTGCAATTACAGACAGAAGAACTGGAGAGAGCCATTCTTCAACTGAAAGACCGCATAGATAAGCTGGAG ATGGAGATAGGTCCTGCTGCGATGAACCACACTGGGCATGCTTTGAGCACGTTGGGGAGCGTAATGGTTGGCGAACCCGGCAGGCCTGTGGAGGATCTGGAGGGAGAGCTTGAAAAGAAGATTAGGCTgctggagaaagagagaaagaacctTCGTAAAGAGGCCCAGAATCGCCATCAGCACATCGACCAGGGAATCAACACTCTGCAAGAGCGAATTACAGAGCTCGAACAGA GTCTTACAGATTACAGTTACCCACAAGGGTATAAACTTTCCTTTCCTGTGCGAACTAACTACATGTATGGCCTAGTCCGGCGGAATATTCCAGAGATATACGCCTTCACGGCATGTTTGTGGCTCAAGCCAACCGAGAATGGGATTGGAACACCATTTTCCTATGCGGTGCCAGAACAACCAAATGAACTTGTCCTGCTTCAGGGTATTCATAACCCTGCAGAACTACTCATCAATGATAAG GTGGCACAGTTGCCCCTATCTTTGCCCCAGGGCATCTGGCAGCACGTATGTGTGAGCTGGACCCTACGGGACGGGGTTTGGAAAGCATATCAGGGTGGCAAGTTGAGAGGACGGGGCGAAGGGCTGTCAGCTTGGCACCCAATCAAATCCGGAGGCGTGCTGGTGCTGGGCCAGGAACAG GACACCCTTGGTGGGCGGTTTGACGCATCTCAGGCTCTTGTTGGAGAGCTGTCATTATTTAACCTGTGGGATCGTGTTCTGTCACCAACAGAGGTGGCCGCTCTTGCAACTTGTGCAGAATCTTCAAAACTGGGAAACGTGGTGCCTTGGACAGACCAAGATGTGGACGTTTTTGGTGGGGCTGTCAAAGACCCCATGGACCCCATGGACCCCTGCGTTCACAGCTCCTATCCCAGGCAGTGA
- the LOC127640904 gene encoding dynein axonemal light chain 4-like, giving the protein MAETADNKKDEADFKRLHSFPLIRHTDMSEEMRVETMELCVTACEKFASNNESAAKMIKESMDKKFGSSWHVVIGEGFGFEITHEMKNLLYMFFGGSLAVCVWKCS; this is encoded by the exons ATGGCAGAGACAGCTGACAACAAGAAAGATGAAGCAGACTTCAAGAGACTGCACAGCTTCCCTCTCATACGG caCACAGACATGTCTGAAGAGATGAGAGTGGAGACCATGGAGCTCTGTGTTACAGCCTGTGAGAAGTTTGCCTCTAATAATGAG AGTGCTGCTAAAATGATAAAAGAGTCGATGGATAAGAAGTTTGGAAGCTCTTGGCACGTGGTGATCGGTGAGGGCTTTGGTTTTGAAATTACCCACGAAATGAAGAACCTGCTTTACATGTTCTTCGGGGGAAGTTTGGCGGTGTGCGTGTGGAAGTGTTCGTAA